One Bremerella alba DNA segment encodes these proteins:
- a CDS encoding DUF1553 domain-containing protein encodes MSDRCFHCHGPDAQSRAADLRLDDADAAHDYAIVPGEPESSEVFLRMTAHDPEERMPPPDSNRSVSSEEIELIRRWIKQGAEYDQHWAFKRIEKPDVPELADDEWSRNEIDKFVLAKLREEAVQPNSEAEAWRLLRRVSFDLNGLPPSLEELNAFEADPSEANYQVHLERLLSSHHYGERLAAEWLDAARYSDTYGYQVDRDRYVWPWRDWVVRSLNANMPYDQFVTQQIAGDLLPDATKDTILATTFCRLHPQKVEGGSVPEEFRVEYVADRSQTVSTAFLGLTMECCRCHDHKYDPLSQREYFQMFAFFNSIDEAGLYSYFTPSVPTPTLLLADEKQAAGLNALDQKVADLEAALAKLEVPKVADVKINVTVKQPIEQVDFEDAQVGGNQSVEGPQGKAVQLTGDDAINLKQGNFSRHAPFSVALWMNTPDVKDRAVIFHRSRAWTDAASRGYELLLEDGKLKWSLIHFWPGNAISIQAKQAFPVNAWQQVVVTYDGSSRADGLKIYIDGKLIETEVVRDKLTKQITGGGHDHITIGERFRDRGFKDGQVDQFAVYDQKLTPAEVAILGGIKPTPEQLAEYYLVRRYDTWETTQQALTQARNERNQAYDKTQEIMVMRELDSPRPTHILARGEYDAPTDTVEPKTPEVLPPFEDDWSPDRLGLAKWMVDRDNPLTARVAVNRYWQLLMGEGLVRTPEDFGNQSKPPTHPELLDWLAADFMQHGWDVKRLLKQIVTSSTYRQASSASAEMMQRDPENQLLARGGKFRMSAEMVRDNALATSGLLVDQVGGPPAKPYEVSSSFKPVKHDTGQGLYRRSLYTFWQRTSPAPAMMTFDASKRDVCQLKRERTSSPLQALVLLNGPQYVEAAKMLAVRVLQDEKHAASDNDKVQTVFRLLTSREANAQEQALLVELFAQQKTHFQSQAEAAKKLLAAGEASVPDNLDPAEVAALTVVANTVMNFDGSVTRR; translated from the coding sequence TTGTCGGACCGGTGTTTCCACTGCCATGGACCGGACGCGCAAAGTCGTGCTGCCGATCTGCGTCTCGACGATGCCGACGCGGCACACGACTATGCCATCGTGCCTGGCGAGCCGGAAAGCAGCGAAGTCTTCCTGCGGATGACGGCCCACGATCCGGAAGAACGGATGCCGCCGCCCGATTCGAATCGTTCTGTTTCGTCCGAAGAGATTGAACTGATTCGTCGCTGGATTAAGCAGGGAGCCGAGTACGACCAACACTGGGCGTTCAAGCGTATTGAAAAGCCTGACGTGCCAGAGCTGGCGGACGATGAATGGTCACGCAACGAGATCGATAAGTTCGTCCTGGCGAAGCTTCGCGAGGAAGCCGTTCAGCCCAATTCCGAAGCGGAAGCCTGGCGATTGCTGCGGCGCGTGTCGTTCGACCTGAATGGGTTGCCTCCGTCGCTAGAGGAACTTAATGCGTTCGAGGCCGATCCGAGCGAAGCTAACTACCAGGTCCATCTCGAGCGGCTGTTAAGTTCGCATCACTATGGAGAGCGACTCGCCGCCGAATGGCTCGACGCGGCGAGGTACAGCGACACGTATGGTTACCAGGTCGATCGCGATCGTTACGTTTGGCCGTGGCGAGACTGGGTCGTGCGATCTTTGAATGCCAACATGCCGTACGACCAGTTCGTTACCCAGCAAATCGCCGGCGACCTGCTGCCCGATGCCACTAAGGACACGATTCTAGCGACCACCTTTTGTCGGCTTCATCCACAGAAGGTAGAAGGGGGCAGCGTCCCGGAAGAGTTTCGCGTCGAGTATGTAGCCGATCGCTCGCAGACGGTTTCGACGGCGTTTCTCGGTTTGACCATGGAGTGCTGCCGTTGTCACGACCATAAGTACGATCCGCTCAGCCAGCGCGAGTATTTTCAAATGTTCGCGTTCTTCAATAGCATTGACGAAGCGGGCCTCTACTCGTATTTCACTCCCTCGGTCCCGACGCCAACCTTGCTTCTCGCCGACGAAAAGCAAGCAGCCGGGCTGAACGCATTGGACCAAAAGGTAGCAGACCTGGAAGCAGCACTTGCGAAGCTGGAAGTTCCTAAGGTCGCGGACGTTAAGATCAATGTGACCGTGAAACAGCCTATCGAGCAGGTCGACTTCGAAGACGCTCAAGTCGGCGGGAACCAATCCGTCGAAGGTCCCCAGGGTAAAGCGGTTCAACTGACCGGAGATGATGCGATCAACCTAAAGCAAGGCAACTTTTCACGGCACGCGCCTTTCTCGGTCGCGTTGTGGATGAACACCCCGGACGTGAAAGACCGCGCCGTGATCTTCCATCGCTCACGAGCATGGACCGACGCGGCCAGTCGTGGGTACGAGTTGCTATTAGAAGACGGAAAACTGAAATGGTCGCTGATTCACTTTTGGCCGGGTAATGCCATCAGTATTCAGGCCAAGCAGGCGTTTCCCGTGAATGCCTGGCAGCAAGTGGTTGTGACCTACGACGGCTCGAGTAGGGCCGATGGTTTGAAGATCTACATCGACGGAAAATTGATCGAAACCGAGGTCGTACGCGACAAACTTACCAAGCAGATCACCGGAGGCGGACACGATCACATCACCATTGGAGAACGTTTCCGCGATCGTGGTTTTAAGGATGGCCAAGTCGACCAGTTTGCCGTTTACGATCAGAAACTAACGCCAGCAGAAGTGGCCATATTAGGTGGCATCAAGCCTACGCCTGAACAATTAGCTGAGTATTATCTCGTGCGTCGATACGATACCTGGGAGACGACCCAACAAGCACTGACGCAAGCCCGCAACGAGCGGAACCAGGCCTACGATAAGACCCAAGAAATTATGGTGATGCGAGAACTCGATTCACCGCGTCCGACGCATATCTTGGCTCGTGGCGAATACGATGCTCCGACCGATACCGTCGAGCCGAAGACGCCGGAAGTCTTGCCTCCCTTTGAAGACGATTGGTCGCCAGACCGTTTGGGATTGGCCAAGTGGATGGTCGACCGTGATAACCCACTGACGGCTCGGGTTGCCGTGAATCGGTATTGGCAACTGCTGATGGGGGAAGGGTTGGTTCGCACGCCGGAAGATTTCGGCAACCAATCGAAGCCGCCGACGCACCCCGAACTGCTGGACTGGCTCGCGGCCGATTTCATGCAGCACGGTTGGGACGTCAAACGACTGCTAAAGCAAATTGTAACGTCGTCGACCTATCGTCAAGCTTCCTCGGCTTCTGCCGAAATGATGCAACGCGATCCGGAAAATCAGTTGTTGGCCCGCGGCGGCAAGTTCCGAATGTCGGCCGAGATGGTTCGCGACAACGCGCTGGCCACCAGTGGACTGCTGGTAGATCAGGTAGGCGGACCTCCGGCGAAGCCGTACGAGGTTTCCAGCTCCTTCAAACCAGTGAAACACGATACAGGCCAGGGGCTTTATCGCCGTTCGCTCTACACATTCTGGCAACGAACGAGTCCCGCGCCGGCGATGATGACCTTCGATGCCTCGAAACGTGACGTCTGCCAATTGAAGCGTGAGCGAACCTCTTCGCCGCTGCAAGCGTTGGTGCTGCTCAATGGTCCGCAATATGTCGAAGCGGCCAAGATGTTAGCCGTTCGTGTGCTGCAAGACGAGAAGCACGCAGCGTCGGACAACGACAAAGTTCAAACCGTGTTTCGTTTACTGACCAGCCGCGAGGCCAACGCTCAAGAGCAAGCTTTGCTCGTTGAGTTGTTCGCTCAGCAGAAGACACACTTTCAATCTCAAGCCGAAGCCGCTAAGAAACTATTGGCCGCCGGCGAAGCAAGCGTGCCTGATAATCTCGACCCGGCGGAAGTGGCGGCACTGACCGTGGTGGCCAATACGGTGATGAATTTCGACGGCAGTGTCACGCGCCGGTAA